In Thalassotalea fonticola, a single genomic region encodes these proteins:
- a CDS encoding aldo/keto reductase — protein sequence MNGTVSLPKIVFGTSSLGNLFVELDTATKTQLVQAAVENSPGTPLFDSAGKYGAGLALESLAAGLKALNVAPNDVKISNKLGWKRVPLTTAEPTFEPGAWINLKHDAVQDISYQGILDCYHQGNELLGDYEAKIVSIHDPDEYLAAATGDVDLEKRKQDILDAYKALMELRAAGKVESIGVGAKDVSVIDFISDHIQLDWAMFACSVTPYTHKDSTLNLLKKLGKQGVSVINSAVFNAGFLLGSDNFDYKKITRESHPAEFTWRDKFNAICEQFAVKPAEACVQFSFLFDEIKAIALSSSSPKRVKSNISLAEAQVPVAFWQAMQEQGLISKNIS from the coding sequence ATGAATGGAACAGTTTCGCTTCCAAAAATAGTCTTTGGCACCAGTAGTTTAGGCAACCTTTTTGTCGAGTTGGATACTGCTACCAAAACCCAGTTGGTACAGGCTGCGGTTGAAAATAGTCCGGGTACCCCGTTATTCGACAGTGCCGGTAAATACGGTGCAGGCCTGGCTCTTGAATCTTTAGCTGCTGGTTTGAAAGCATTAAACGTTGCTCCAAATGACGTTAAAATTAGTAATAAACTTGGTTGGAAGCGAGTACCGTTAACTACTGCCGAGCCAACATTTGAGCCTGGTGCCTGGATCAACCTTAAGCACGATGCAGTGCAGGACATCTCTTATCAGGGAATTCTTGATTGTTACCATCAGGGCAACGAATTATTAGGTGATTACGAAGCTAAAATTGTTTCTATTCATGACCCCGATGAATATCTTGCCGCCGCAACAGGTGATGTCGATTTGGAAAAACGTAAACAAGACATACTTGATGCTTATAAAGCATTGATGGAACTACGTGCTGCCGGCAAAGTTGAATCAATTGGCGTTGGTGCAAAAGATGTCAGTGTTATCGACTTCATCAGTGACCACATTCAACTCGATTGGGCCATGTTTGCTTGCTCAGTAACGCCATATACTCATAAAGACTCAACCTTGAACTTATTGAAAAAGTTAGGAAAACAAGGTGTAAGTGTGATTAATTCCGCGGTATTTAACGCCGGTTTTCTTTTAGGCAGTGATAATTTTGATTACAAAAAAATTACTCGTGAAAGCCATCCTGCGGAGTTTACTTGGCGCGATAAATTTAATGCAATATGTGAACAGTTTGCGGTAAAACCGGCGGAAGCTTGTGTACAATTCTCATTTCTATTTGATGAGATCAAGGCCATTGCTTTAAGTTCAAGCTCGCCTAAGCGAGTGAAAAGCAATATTTCATTAGCCGAAGCCCAAGTTCCTGTGGCCTTTTGGCAAGCCATGCAAGAGCAAGGCTTAATTTCAAAAAATATTAGCTAG
- a CDS encoding DUF3083 family protein, protein MRRTNSTLRRRRAADKVYVPKSARDNHYLIAEMPLTDKLIELVVGKVDLSLEQPYQKFYQKLAKLAFDVVEEFDIDHANFIANNRLVRVRNSDEQQVLHTEKQSFFFYSPNHNSTFKGYFDGAVRSNKVKFLFLATGDSLREDAGSFHQKVFNAVNIISKRIGLQASELKVRDHQHLTYDIFAREKGSRESVTHTFREISARYLHQGYKLEGEHTAITYAVVSVPMARRLLKGTDIDHNADKPYENLYTEITQAFTQSAKKHKLNHATIIANGMSPIVRYDEQARTIINGDIISLGYNPHDEAGEINSEWQGDKLVDTIRLVFFATDVDETHKTYGKFVNQVMQTIGSFADELNWKKDRDYMLMRLNQQLVRRV, encoded by the coding sequence ATGAGACGAACAAACTCAACACTTCGTAGACGCCGTGCTGCTGACAAAGTTTATGTACCTAAAAGTGCACGTGATAATCATTATCTCATCGCCGAGATGCCGTTAACAGATAAGTTAATTGAGTTGGTCGTTGGTAAAGTTGATCTTAGCCTTGAACAGCCATATCAAAAATTTTATCAAAAACTGGCCAAGCTTGCCTTTGATGTGGTTGAAGAATTTGATATTGACCATGCTAACTTTATTGCCAATAATCGCTTGGTCAGAGTCAGAAACAGTGATGAACAGCAGGTTTTACACACTGAAAAACAATCATTCTTCTTTTATAGTCCTAATCATAACAGCACCTTTAAGGGCTATTTTGACGGTGCTGTGCGTTCGAATAAAGTAAAATTCTTGTTTTTAGCCACAGGTGACAGTCTGCGTGAAGACGCTGGCAGTTTTCACCAAAAAGTATTCAATGCGGTGAATATTATTTCAAAGCGTATTGGTCTGCAAGCTAGTGAGTTGAAAGTACGTGATCATCAACATCTCACTTATGACATATTTGCCAGAGAAAAAGGCAGTAGAGAAAGCGTCACTCACACGTTTCGTGAGATCTCAGCGCGATACTTACATCAGGGCTACAAGCTTGAAGGCGAGCATACAGCAATAACCTACGCAGTAGTAAGTGTACCTATGGCAAGAAGACTGTTAAAAGGTACTGACATTGATCACAATGCCGATAAACCATACGAAAACTTATACACAGAAATTACCCAAGCATTTACCCAATCGGCGAAAAAACACAAGCTTAATCATGCCACTATAATAGCCAATGGTATGTCACCAATTGTGCGTTATGATGAACAGGCAAGAACCATTATTAACGGTGATATCATTTCTCTTGGCTATAATCCTCATGATGAAGCCGGAGAAATTAACAGCGAGTGGCAGGGAGATAAGTTGGTTGATACCATACGTTTAGTATTTTTTGCGACAGATGTTGATGAGACTCATAAAACCTACGGCAAATTTGTTAACCAAGTAATGCAAACGATTGGCAGTTTTGCTGACGAGCTAAACTGGAAAAAAGACCGAGATTATATGTTAATGCGTTTAAATCAGCAGTTGGTGCGTAGAGTGTAA